Below is a window of Spelaeicoccus albus DNA.
TCACCATCGGCAATTTCGACGGCGTGCATCGCGGCCATCAGGCGGTGCTCGAGCGCATTGTGACGGATGCCCGCAATCGCGGGCAGGCCTCGGTGGCCGTCACGTTCGACCCCCATCCGGCCACGGTGCACCGGCCTTCCGAGGCTCCCCGCCAGATCACCGGTCTCGACGAACGGCTTCGCCGGCTGGAAGCAACCGGCCTCGACGCCGTGCTCGTGCAGCATTACACCCTCGAACTCGCCAAACAGTCCGCGGAAGAATACGTCCGCAGCGTATTCGTCGATGCGCTGCACGCCACGACGGTCGTCGTGGGCCGCGACGTCCGGTTCGGCTGGCAGAACTCCGGCGATCTGGACACGCTGCGCGAACTCGGCCGCACCTACGGCTTCGACGTGCGCGTGATCGACGACATTGGCGCGCTGCCGGAGGGCACCGATAATTGCGCGGGCTCCGGCGCGGCGAGCGAACCCGGCGACGGGCACGGCGGCCGCTGGTCGTCGTCGCACATCAGGGACCTGCTCACTGCCGGCGACGTCGCCGAAGCCGCGCGCATGCTGGGACGAGCGCATATCGTCTCGGGCACCGTCGTGCACGGCGAGGCGCGCGGCCGCGACCTGGGGTTTCCCACCGCCAACATCGGCCCGGACGCCGAGGGGCTCATTCCTGCGGACGGCGTCTATGCGGGCTGGCTCGTGACGGAGGGCCGCAAGCACCCGGCCGCCATCTCGGTCGGCACCAATCCCACCTTCGACCGCGTGCGACGGCGGGTCGAGGCGCACGTCATCGACCGCCACGACGCCCACGTCGACGACTTCGACCTCTACGGCAAGTACGTGGTAGTGGAATTCGTCGCGAGGCTTCGCGGGATGGTCGCGTACCGGGGGATGGAACCGCTCATCG
It encodes the following:
- a CDS encoding bifunctional riboflavin kinase/FAD synthetase, whose amino-acid sequence is MQLFRDLGEIPADFGPTALTIGNFDGVHRGHQAVLERIVTDARNRGQASVAVTFDPHPATVHRPSEAPRQITGLDERLRRLEATGLDAVLVQHYTLELAKQSAEEYVRSVFVDALHATTVVVGRDVRFGWQNSGDLDTLRELGRTYGFDVRVIDDIGALPEGTDNCAGSGAASEPGDGHGGRWSSSHIRDLLTAGDVAEAARMLGRAHIVSGTVVHGEARGRDLGFPTANIGPDAEGLIPADGVYAGWLVTEGRKHPAAISVGTNPTFDRVRRRVEAHVIDRHDAHVDDFDLYGKYVVVEFVARLRGMVAYRGMEPLIEQMTRDVVDTRAALGLPSAHGTSVN